The Aureimonas mangrovi genome contains the following window.
GAGGGCGGCGGCCCGCAAAGCCGGGCTCGCCGGCAAATCGCAGGAGAGGCTGGAGACGCTGTCGCGCTCGCGCCTCGCCATCGAAGGGGTGACGCCGCTGATCGACGGCGGACGTTTCGCCGTCAAACGGTTGGTCGGGGAGCCGCTCGCCATCGAGGCCGACATCTTCTGCGACGGCCACGAGAAGATCGATGCGGCGATCCTTACGCGCCATCCGGGCGCGAAGGAGTGGGTCGAGACGCCGCTGACCTTCTGGGAGAACGACCGCTGGCGCGCCACCGTCTCCTTCGACGAGCCCGGCCCGGCCCGCTACACCATCATCGCCTGGCGCGACGCCTATGCCACTTGGGCGAGCGACACGAAAAAGAAGAAGGATGCCGGCCAGGATGTCTCGCTGGAGTTGCGCGAGGCGCGGGCGCTCGTGGAACGCGCCATTGAAGGCGAGCGCGGCACAAAGGCCGACCGCAAGGCGCTGAAGGCCTTCGTCGAACGGCTCGACAGGCATATCGCCGATCAGAATACGGAGGGGCAGTACGCGCTCTTCGAGGAGCGGGAGACGGTGGACTTGATGAACCGTGTCGGTCCACGCGACGACCTTACGCGCTGGGAGGTGGAGGTGCCGGTCTGGGTGGACCGCGAGGCCGCCGGCTTCTCGGCGTGGTACGAGCTGATGCCGCGCTCGCAGTCCGGCGACCCCGCGCGCCACGGCACGTTCGACGACGTCATCAAGCGCCTGCCGGACATCCGCGAGATGGGCTTCGATGTTCTTTATTTCCCGCCGATCCACCCGATCGGCAAGGCGTTCCGCAAGGGCAAGAACAATTCGGTCACGGCCCAGGAAGGTGAGCCTGGCTCGCCTTATGCCATCGGCTCCGCAGAGGGCGGCCATACGGCGCTGCACCCCGAGCTCGGCTCGTTCGAGGATTTCGCGCGCCTCGTGAACGAGGCCGGCGCGCATGGGCTGGAGATCGCTATCGACTTCGCGATCCAGTGTTCGCCCGACCACCCGTGGATCAAGGAGCATCCCGGCTGGTTCGACTGGCGGCCCGACGGCACGATCAAATACGCCGAGAACCCGCCGAAGAAGTATCAGGACATCGTCAACGTCGATTTCTACCGGCCGGACTCGATCCCGAGCCTGTGGATCGAACTTCGTGACGTCGTGCTCTTCTGGCTCGACAAGGGCGTGCGCATCTTCCGCGTCGACAATCCGCACACCAAGCCCTTCCCCTTCTGGGAGTGGATGATAGCGGAGGTCCGCGAGAAGGACCCCGGCGCGATCTTCCTCGCCGAGGCGTTCACACGGCCGAAGGTGATGAAGCGCCTCGCCAAGGTCGGCTACAATCAGTCCTACTCCTACTTCACGTGGCGCAACGAGAAGTGGGAGTTGGAGACGTATCTGAGGGAGCTGACGACCGAAGAGTGCGCGGAATTCATGCGGCCGAACTTCTTCGTCAACACGCCCGACATCAATCCGGTCTTCCTGCAGACGGGCGGGCGCCCGGCACATCGCCTGCGCCTCGCGCTGGCTGCGACGCTCGCCGGCAATTACGGCGTTTACTCCGGGTTCGAGCTCTGCGAGGCCGAGCCGGTGCCCGGCAAGGAGGAGTATCTCAACTCCGAGAAATACGAGATCCGCGCCTTCGACTGGTTCGCCCCCGGCAACATCCGCGAGGACATCGCCTTCTTCAACGCCCTGCGGCGCGCGGAGCCGGCGATGCGGGACTTCCGCTCACTCCAGTTCCTCAACTTCTGGAACGAGAACGTTCTCTACTACGCCAAGCGCACGGCGGACCGCTCGTCCTACCTCCTGTTCATGGTCAATCTCGATCCGCACAATTCGCAGGGCGGCCATTTCGAGGCCCCGCTCTGGGAGTTCGGCCTGCCCGACACCGGCTCGCTGAAGGTCGAGGATCTTGTCAACGGTCGCCAGTTCGTCTGGTCCGGCAAGGTGCAGCACTGGTGGCTGAACCCCGAGGAATGCCCCTACGCGGTCTTCAAGGTTTCGGCCTGACCGCATCTTCGCCGGGTTTGCCACCGAGCCTGCCCGGCCCTTCGCAAGTTCACGCCTTCCCGAAAAGAGCACCCATGAACGAGCAGATCGCCGCCCCGTCCGCAGCCGCCGAGGCCGCCAGCCCCAATCCGCAGGCCAACGACTGGTACAAGGACGCGGTCATCTACCAGCTCCACGTCAAGACCTACGCGGATTCGAACGGCGACGGGATCGGCGACTTCGCCGGGCTCCTGTCCAAGCTCGACTATGTCAAGGAACTCGGCGTCACGGCGATCTGGGTCATGCCGTTCTATCCCTCGCCGCTACGCGACGACGGCTATGACATCTCCGACTACGAGACGATCAACCCGTCCTACGGCTCGATGGAGGATTTCGAGCGGCTGGTGGAAGAGGCCCACAAGAGGGGCCTTCGCGTCATCACAGAGCTCGTCATCAACCACACCTCCGACCAGCACCCGTGGTTCCAGGCCGCGCGCAACGCTCCGAAGGGCTCGCCCGAGCGTGACTTCTACGTCTGGGCGGACGATGACAAGGGCTACGACCTCACCCGCATCATCTTCCTCGACACCGAGACCTCCAACTGGACCTGGGATCCGGTGGCAGGCCAGTATTTCTGGCACCGCTTCTACTCGCACCAGCCCGATCTCAACTTCGACAATCCGAAGGTGATCGAAGAGGTGCTGCGCGTGATGCGCTACTGGCTCGACAAGGGTGTGGACGGGCTGCGCCTCGACGCCATCCCCTATCTCGTCGAGCGTGAAGGCACCAACAACGAGAACCTGAAGGAGACGCACGACGTCCTGAAGGTGATCCGCGCCGAGATCGACGCGCACTACCCCGACCGGATGCTGCTGGCCGAGGCGAACCAGTGGCCGGAGGACACACGCCCTTATTTCGGCGACGGCGACGAATGCCACATGGCCTTCCACTTCCCGCTGATGCCGCGCATGTACATGGCTCTGGCACAGGAGGATCGGCATCC
Protein-coding sequences here:
- a CDS encoding alpha-1,4-glucan--maltose-1-phosphate maltosyltransferase produces the protein MASETLTKPLRAAARKAGLAGKSQERLETLSRSRLAIEGVTPLIDGGRFAVKRLVGEPLAIEADIFCDGHEKIDAAILTRHPGAKEWVETPLTFWENDRWRATVSFDEPGPARYTIIAWRDAYATWASDTKKKKDAGQDVSLELREARALVERAIEGERGTKADRKALKAFVERLDRHIADQNTEGQYALFEERETVDLMNRVGPRDDLTRWEVEVPVWVDREAAGFSAWYELMPRSQSGDPARHGTFDDVIKRLPDIREMGFDVLYFPPIHPIGKAFRKGKNNSVTAQEGEPGSPYAIGSAEGGHTALHPELGSFEDFARLVNEAGAHGLEIAIDFAIQCSPDHPWIKEHPGWFDWRPDGTIKYAENPPKKYQDIVNVDFYRPDSIPSLWIELRDVVLFWLDKGVRIFRVDNPHTKPFPFWEWMIAEVREKDPGAIFLAEAFTRPKVMKRLAKVGYNQSYSYFTWRNEKWELETYLRELTTEECAEFMRPNFFVNTPDINPVFLQTGGRPAHRLRLALAATLAGNYGVYSGFELCEAEPVPGKEEYLNSEKYEIRAFDWFAPGNIREDIAFFNALRRAEPAMRDFRSLQFLNFWNENVLYYAKRTADRSSYLLFMVNLDPHNSQGGHFEAPLWEFGLPDTGSLKVEDLVNGRQFVWSGKVQHWWLNPEECPYAVFKVSA